A window of Pseudomonadota bacterium contains these coding sequences:
- a CDS encoding DUF2254 domain-containing protein, which produces MIVGFLLLAGGSYAIEGRIAWLDPARAVLEARVFADAKATADLLSTIAGGIITVTSITISLLLLALQQVAGSLTAEVYDQFLRRRHNQVYFGFFVGLALYALVILATVNEGFNPVFGATLAFLLTGIALYLLIVLLYTTINQMRPAEVIDEIHRHTLTARKRQLRFIRRTRPSVRQGGAGRMPVTSIKQGYVTRVDLDLLEAAAREAGGEVEFVLLVSIGSYVAFRDVIAEVRAETQAQAEALGDCVCAAVRLERQQNLLADPGHGIGQLEMMGWTSISTAKSNPTPGLLVIRSLRDLLARWAEKKSDAPPEPSAPVVYTDTVPAALMNAFESLAVAATESMQHQSFAEILRTFSSLFHRLPTDQQARAENLILRILSGLGDLILTVRLEEELSALETALFDGGRTETAAAVRKARDTLARSVGKVNSRATRLAEGKAGS; this is translated from the coding sequence GCCATCGAGGGCCGCATCGCTTGGCTTGATCCCGCTCGGGCGGTCCTGGAGGCGCGCGTGTTCGCCGACGCTAAGGCGACCGCCGACCTGCTGAGCACCATCGCGGGCGGCATCATCACGGTCACGTCCATCACGATCTCGCTGCTGCTGCTGGCTCTCCAGCAGGTCGCTGGTTCGCTGACCGCCGAGGTCTACGACCAGTTCCTGCGCCGCCGTCACAATCAGGTCTACTTCGGCTTCTTCGTGGGTCTCGCCCTGTACGCGCTCGTGATACTGGCCACGGTCAACGAGGGGTTCAACCCGGTCTTCGGCGCGACCCTGGCCTTCCTCCTCACCGGCATCGCCCTCTATCTGCTCATCGTCCTGCTCTACACTACGATCAACCAGATGCGGCCGGCTGAGGTCATCGACGAGATCCACCGTCATACCCTCACGGCCCGAAAGCGGCAGTTGCGGTTCATCCGCAGGACGCGGCCCTCGGTTCGTCAGGGCGGGGCCGGACGGATGCCGGTCACTTCGATCAAGCAAGGATACGTGACCAGGGTGGATCTCGACCTCCTGGAAGCGGCGGCGCGCGAGGCGGGAGGTGAGGTCGAGTTCGTCCTCCTGGTTTCGATCGGCTCCTACGTGGCTTTCCGAGACGTCATCGCCGAGGTCAGGGCGGAGACGCAGGCGCAGGCGGAGGCGCTCGGAGATTGCGTTTGCGCGGCGGTCCGGCTAGAACGGCAGCAGAACCTGCTCGCCGACCCGGGCCATGGGATTGGGCAGCTCGAAATGATGGGCTGGACTTCCATCTCCACGGCCAAGTCCAACCCCACGCCCGGGCTCCTGGTGATCCGCAGCCTCCGTGATCTGCTCGCACGATGGGCGGAGAAGAAGAGCGACGCTCCCCCCGAGCCGTCCGCGCCGGTCGTCTACACCGACACGGTCCCCGCGGCGCTCATGAACGCCTTCGAGTCTCTGGCCGTCGCCGCCACGGAGTCGATGCAGCATCAGAGCTTCGCGGAGATCCTGCGAACCTTCTCGTCTCTGTTCCACCGCCTGCCCACGGACCAGCAGGCGCGAGCGGAAAACCTCATCCTGCGCATCCTCTCGGGACTCGGCGACCTCATCCTGACCGTCCGGTTGGAAGAGGAGCTTTCCGCGTTGGAGACCGCGCTCTTCGATGGCGGAAGAACCGAAACAGCGGCCGCAGTCCGAAAGGCGCGCGACACCCTGGCGCGCTCCGTAGGAAAGGTCAACTCGCGTGCGACCCGGTTGGCGGAGGGAAAGGCGGGCTCGTGA
- a CDS encoding YihY/virulence factor BrkB family protein, producing MSDWDEASWAGIAGAVACRIADDQIPGRAAQMSFYFFLSVFPILLILMAALGLFLDAQWLVRDAILERLASVVPSSIVRVFTGLLDHLAGQSGGPLTWGILVAVWAASSGMVATIRGLNKAYAVAEERPWWKRRLVGLTLTLVLMLLTAAAMLLLAYGVPLAEAFAQRMGLGSAFVLAWQIGQWPVIFGFVLLAFDLLYHFAPHRPRVRWQWLRPGTLIAIALWLAASLGLKYFVANVANYNVAYGSLGAIIVLLLWFYLTGIAILVGAEINAQLEKTRRG from the coding sequence TTGAGCGATTGGGACGAGGCAAGCTGGGCGGGAATCGCGGGCGCGGTCGCGTGCAGAATCGCCGACGACCAGATTCCGGGCCGCGCGGCGCAGATGTCCTTTTATTTCTTCCTCTCCGTTTTTCCCATACTGCTCATCCTGATGGCGGCGCTGGGCCTGTTCCTCGATGCGCAGTGGCTCGTGCGCGATGCGATCCTTGAGCGCCTGGCGTCGGTCGTGCCGAGCTCGATTGTCCGTGTGTTCACCGGCCTGCTGGATCATCTGGCAGGTCAGTCCGGGGGGCCGTTGACGTGGGGCATCCTCGTTGCGGTGTGGGCGGCATCGAGCGGGATGGTGGCAACCATTCGCGGTCTTAACAAGGCCTACGCGGTCGCGGAAGAGCGGCCGTGGTGGAAGCGCCGTCTGGTCGGGCTGACGCTCACGCTGGTGCTGATGCTGCTCACCGCGGCGGCCATGCTGCTGCTGGCGTACGGCGTGCCGCTCGCCGAGGCCTTCGCGCAACGCATGGGGCTCGGCTCGGCATTCGTGCTGGCGTGGCAGATCGGACAATGGCCGGTGATCTTCGGCTTCGTGCTGCTCGCCTTCGATCTTCTCTACCACTTTGCCCCCCACCGCCCGCGTGTGCGATGGCAATGGCTGCGCCCCGGTACGCTAATCGCGATCGCGCTGTGGCTTGCCGCCTCGCTCGGACTCAAGTATTTTGTGGCGAACGTTGCAAACTACAACGTCGCCTACGGGTCGCTGGGAGCCATCATCGTGCTGCTACTCTGGTTCTATCTCACCGGCATCGCCATTCTGGTCGGCGCCGAGATCAACGCGCAGCTTGAAAAGACCAGGCGCGGTTGA
- a CDS encoding AI-2E family transporter yields the protein MNTQDQYTRRVIVAASIAALFFIAWWLRYVLILLFGGLILATALRAGAGRIARIPRLPEQGALALLVVGLIALLALLIWLVGSRIAMQFAELRTALPQALATAREWLHASSFGLTLLDLYESAKDGGVPWARVATFTTVAIDGILNAVLMVVLGLYLAASPDMYYEGLLRLVPKNARPRAEVALSAAGLGLKRWLFGQMLSMSAIGTLTASGLYLLDMPLALSVGLIAGLFAFVPFFGPIASGILAVVLAFTQGPQQALYVGILCLGIQQIESFVLMPLIQRWTVALPPALGLVSVVIFGLLFGVMGLLFATPLMVVVMILIQKLYVENDAQPF from the coding sequence ATGAACACGCAGGATCAATACACGCGGCGCGTCATCGTCGCGGCTTCGATCGCCGCGCTCTTTTTTATCGCGTGGTGGTTACGTTACGTACTCATCCTCCTGTTTGGCGGCTTAATCCTCGCTACTGCGCTGCGAGCCGGCGCTGGGCGTATTGCCCGGATTCCCCGGTTGCCTGAACAAGGCGCGCTCGCGCTGTTGGTGGTGGGACTGATTGCACTGTTGGCGCTGTTGATCTGGCTGGTCGGTAGCCGCATCGCGATGCAGTTCGCAGAACTTCGCACCGCGCTTCCGCAAGCGCTCGCAACGGCCAGAGAATGGCTGCATGCTTCCTCGTTCGGCTTGACACTGCTCGATCTCTACGAGTCGGCGAAGGATGGTGGCGTACCCTGGGCGCGGGTGGCAACCTTCACGACGGTGGCCATCGACGGCATCCTGAACGCCGTATTGATGGTTGTTCTGGGGCTTTACCTGGCAGCCTCGCCAGATATGTATTACGAGGGACTGTTGCGGCTGGTTCCGAAGAACGCCCGGCCGCGCGCCGAGGTTGCACTTTCCGCCGCCGGCCTGGGCCTGAAACGGTGGCTCTTTGGCCAGATGCTCTCGATGAGTGCCATCGGAACGCTCACGGCGAGCGGCCTTTATCTGCTCGATATGCCACTGGCGTTGTCCGTGGGCCTGATTGCGGGCCTGTTCGCGTTTGTCCCCTTTTTCGGACCCATCGCGTCCGGCATTCTTGCTGTGGTGCTCGCCTTCACGCAGGGACCGCAGCAGGCCTTGTACGTGGGCATTCTCTGTCTCGGCATCCAGCAAATCGAGAGTTTCGTTCTGATGCCGCTGATTCAACGATGGACCGTCGCTCTGCCGCCGGCGCTCGGATTGGTGTCGGTGGTTATTTTTGGACTGCTGTTTGGCGTGATGGGGTTGCTCTTCGCGACGCCGCTCATGGTCGTAGTGATGATCTTGATTCAGAAGTTATACGTAGAGAACGACGCTCAGCCCTTTTAA
- a CDS encoding SDR family oxidoreductase, with protein MSKRATPEVVVITGASAGVGRATAQAFARRGAHIGLLARSEEGLEGARKDVEAMGGRALVLPTDVSDHDQIEAAAAAVEQAFGPIDIWINNAMVTVASPIKLATVDDFQRVTDVTYLGAVYGTMVALKRMLPRNHGVIVQVGSALAYRAIPLQAPYCAAKHALRGFTDSLRSELLHDASHVHVTMVQLPALNTPQFDWCKTRMPHQPQPVPPIFQPEVAARAIVWAAHQRRREVNVGLPTVKAVWANKFMPGFLDHYLASKGYSGQMSDEPVGDDRTINLWNAVPGDAGAHGRFDTLSKDRSVQAWMTMHALRVAIGVLVVGFAATVAATFFW; from the coding sequence ATGAGCAAACGTGCCACGCCCGAAGTGGTGGTGATCACCGGCGCCAGCGCCGGCGTTGGCCGAGCGACCGCGCAGGCGTTTGCGCGGCGCGGCGCACATATCGGCTTGCTCGCGCGCAGCGAAGAAGGGCTGGAAGGCGCGCGCAAGGATGTGGAAGCGATGGGCGGCAGGGCACTGGTGCTGCCCACCGACGTCAGTGATCACGATCAGATCGAAGCCGCAGCCGCGGCGGTCGAACAGGCATTCGGGCCGATCGACATCTGGATCAACAACGCGATGGTCACGGTGGCCTCGCCGATCAAGCTCGCGACCGTCGATGATTTCCAACGCGTTACCGACGTGACTTATCTTGGCGCCGTTTACGGCACGATGGTTGCGCTCAAACGCATGCTGCCGCGCAACCATGGCGTTATCGTGCAAGTCGGCTCTGCACTCGCGTATCGCGCAATTCCGCTGCAGGCGCCGTACTGCGCGGCCAAGCACGCCCTTAGAGGCTTCACCGATTCGCTGCGCAGCGAATTGCTGCACGACGCCAGCCATGTGCATGTGACGATGGTGCAACTGCCGGCACTCAACACCCCGCAATTCGACTGGTGCAAGACGCGCATGCCGCACCAGCCGCAACCGGTGCCGCCGATTTTTCAGCCCGAGGTTGCGGCGCGCGCGATCGTCTGGGCTGCACATCAGCGCCGTCGCGAAGTCAATGTCGGTTTGCCGACTGTCAAAGCGGTCTGGGCGAACAAATTCATGCCCGGATTTCTCGATCACTACCTGGCTAGCAAGGGTTACTCGGGCCAGATGTCCGACGAGCCGGTCGGTGACGATCGGACGATCAATTTGTGGAACGCAGTGCCCGGTGATGCCGGCGCGCATGGCCGCTTTGACACCTTGTCGAAAGACCGCAGCGTGCAGGCATGGATGACGATGCACGCGCTGCGGGTTGCAATCGGTGTGCTTGTGGTCGGATTCGCGGCGACGGTTGCAGCGACATTTTTCTGGTAA
- a CDS encoding vitamin K epoxide reductase family protein encodes MADCEHQQARDQQRQMTLWAHFANVGLGLWLITSALTLGYLDTDPQSAVSGLLRISAERDLAPISTRNMLMAWSDVISGALVMLFGLLSVSRRCGWAQWANALAGVWLLIAPLVFWAPSAAAYANHTLVGSLVIAFAILVPAMPGMSKAALMDQADIPSGWQYSPSTWLQRAPLIALALVGFFISRYLTAYQLGHISSVWDPFFGSGTMTIIGSDVSRAWPVADAGLGAIAYMLEVLMGFMGDKRRWRTMPWMVVIFGILIVPLGGISLLFIIIQPIVIGTWCTLCLVAAGAMVIMIPYTLDEVLATAQFLAQSRRQGKPFWATFWRGGAQESKGQDRERGFDAPPLTVLAGMLKGGVNLPWTLMLVAALGVWLMFTRIIFGTTGAMADSDHLIGALGITVAITAMAEVGRPLRLINVLFGVWLIAAPWILSGAGAPAAWGSVIASVLMIGLSLPRGPVRQHYGSWDRYII; translated from the coding sequence ATGGCAGACTGCGAACATCAGCAGGCGCGGGACCAACAGCGGCAGATGACGCTGTGGGCGCATTTCGCCAATGTCGGACTGGGGCTTTGGCTGATCACAAGTGCGCTCACGCTCGGCTACCTCGATACGGATCCGCAGTCGGCCGTGAGTGGACTGCTGCGCATCAGCGCCGAGCGCGATCTGGCGCCAATATCCACGCGCAACATGCTGATGGCGTGGAGCGACGTCATCAGCGGCGCGCTGGTTATGCTGTTCGGGCTGCTCTCTGTCTCGCGCCGCTGCGGCTGGGCGCAATGGGCGAACGCTTTAGCGGGCGTCTGGTTGCTGATCGCGCCGTTGGTGTTCTGGGCACCGAGCGCCGCCGCTTACGCCAACCACACGCTGGTCGGCTCGCTGGTTATCGCTTTCGCAATACTGGTGCCGGCGATGCCGGGCATGAGCAAGGCCGCGTTAATGGACCAAGCCGATATTCCGAGCGGCTGGCAATACAGCCCGTCAACCTGGCTGCAGCGCGCGCCGCTCATTGCGCTCGCCTTGGTCGGCTTCTTCATTTCGCGTTATCTGACGGCTTACCAGCTTGGGCACATCTCCAGCGTCTGGGATCCGTTTTTCGGCAGCGGCACGATGACCATCATCGGCTCCGACGTGTCGCGTGCCTGGCCGGTAGCCGACGCCGGTCTGGGCGCGATCGCCTACATGCTCGAAGTTCTGATGGGCTTCATGGGAGACAAGCGGCGCTGGCGCACGATGCCGTGGATGGTCGTTATCTTCGGCATCCTCATCGTGCCGCTCGGCGGCATCAGCCTTCTGTTCATCATCATCCAGCCGATCGTGATCGGCACGTGGTGCACGCTGTGTCTGGTGGCCGCGGGCGCGATGGTCATCATGATTCCGTACACGCTCGACGAGGTCCTCGCGACCGCTCAATTCCTGGCGCAAAGCCGACGCCAGGGCAAGCCATTCTGGGCGACGTTCTGGCGCGGCGGAGCACAGGAAAGCAAAGGCCAGGACCGCGAGCGGGGTTTCGACGCGCCGCCGCTGACCGTTCTTGCCGGCATGCTCAAGGGTGGCGTCAATTTGCCATGGACGCTGATGCTTGTCGCCGCACTCGGCGTCTGGCTCATGTTCACGCGGATCATTTTCGGGACCACCGGCGCGATGGCTGACAGTGACCATCTGATCGGCGCGCTGGGGATAACAGTCGCAATCACTGCGATGGCCGAAGTCGGGCGGCCGTTGCGGCTGATCAACGTCCTGTTCGGTGTGTGGCTGATCGCAGCGCCGTGGATATTGAGTGGCGCCGGCGCCCCCGCAGCGTGGGGTAGCGTCATTGCGAGCGTGCTCATGATCGGCCTGAGTCTGCCGCGCGGGCCGGTGCGTCAACATTACGGCAGCTGGGACCGCTACATCATCTAA
- a CDS encoding NAD(P)-binding domain-containing protein — protein MWTSRRSCSAPRAVFLYIPAGSAVDTLLDQFAGQLERGDVIVDSGNSYWGDSIRRQKRLEPGGIELVDRGTSGGVDGARSGACFMVGG, from the coding sequence TTGTGGACTTCAAGAAGGAGCTGTTCCGCGCCACGCGCGGTATTTCTATACATCCCGGCAGGTTCGGCGGTAGATACGCTACTCGATCAGTTCGCCGGTCAACTCGAGCGGGGCGACGTGATCGTCGACAGTGGCAATTCATACTGGGGCGATTCGATTCGCCGCCAAAAGAGGCTTGAACCGGGCGGCATCGAGCTGGTCGACCGAGGTACCAGCGGCGGCGTCGACGGCGCACGTAGCGGCGCCTGCTTCATGGTAGGCGGCTAA